TGATACTATAGCTGCATCTGTAATTCGTGTTCCGTGATGCAATTCATATTTTTCTTTCAAACCTCTAAGTATTGTAATTGTATCCTCTATACTCGGCTCATTTACCAAAATTGGTTGGAATCTACGTTCCAAAGCAGGATCTTTTTCAATATACTTTCTGTATTCGTCTAGAGTTGTTGCGCCAATTGCATGAAGTTCACCACGAGCTAATGCTGGCTTTAAAATATTTGCAGCATCAACAGAACCTGATGAAGCTCCAGCACCAACTAAAGTATGTAACTCATCTATAAATAAAATGATTTCACCATTTGATTCAGATACTTCATTAACAACACTTTTTAAACGTTCTTCAAATTGCCCTCTAAACGAAGTTCCAGCTATTAATGATGCCATATCAAGAGCAATAATTTGTTTACTTTTTAATCCTTCAGGTACGTCATTCTGAATAATTCTAATTGCTATACCCTCAGCAATTGCAGTTTTACCAACTCCTGGCTCACCTATTAAGACTGGATTATTTTTAGTTCTTCTCATTAAAACCTGCATTACCCTTCTAATCTCATCATCTCTGCCAATAACAGGATCTAATTTACCATTATGAGCCATATCATTTAAGTTCTTTCCATACCTTGAAAGAGCTTGATATTTATCTTCTGGATTTTGGTCAGTAATTTTTTGAGAGCCTCTAATTTCCTTTAATGCAGAATTGACAGAGTCTTTATTTATTCCCTGATCATTTAAAAGCGCAGCAGTTGTAGTTGATTTGTCATTTGTTAGTGAAAGCAAAAGGTGTTCAGTTGATACATAATCATCTTGCATTTCCTGTGAAATTTTAGTAGCATTTTCAATAATTTTTGCAGTGTTAGGAGAAACATATTGATTTCCAATCCCTGCTCCTGATATTTTTGGAAGTGATTCTAAAGTTTGGTTTACTTTTACTTTAAGATAATTAAGATTAGCTCCAATTTTTAAAAACATTGGTGGAACAATTCCATTAGAATCTTGCAACATTGAAGCCAATAAATGTATTGGTTCTATTTGTTGATTGGAAT
Above is a window of Chlorobiota bacterium DNA encoding:
- a CDS encoding AAA family ATPase, with the translated sequence MNLNKLTIKAQGIVQTAQEIASSYSNQQIEPIHLLASMLQDSNGIVPPMFLKIGANLNYLKVKVNQTLESLPKISGAGIGNQYVSPNTAKIIENATKISQEMQDDYVSTEHLLLSLTNDKSTTTAALLNDQGINKDSVNSALKEIRGSQKITDQNPEDKYQALSRYGKNLNDMAHNGKLDPVIGRDDEIRRVMQVLMRRTKNNPVLIGEPGVGKTAIAEGIAIRIIQNDVPEGLKSKQIIALDMASLIAGTSFRGQFEERLKSVVNEVSESNGEIILFIDELHTLVGAGASSGSVDAANILKPALARGELHAIGATTLDEYRKYIEKDPALERRFQPILVNEPSIEDTITILRGLKEKYELHHGTRITDAAIVSAAQLSERYIADRFLPDKAIDLIDEAASKLRIELDSTPEELEIINRRIRQLEIEKEALKRELLLDNI